Proteins encoded together in one Telopea speciosissima isolate NSW1024214 ecotype Mountain lineage chromosome 4, Tspe_v1, whole genome shotgun sequence window:
- the LOC122658745 gene encoding pleiotropic drug resistance protein 1-like isoform X1, whose protein sequence is MTLLLGPPGSGKTTLMLALAGKLDKDLKFRGKINYNGHGMDEFVPQRTAAYISQHDLHIGEMTVRETFAFSARCQGVGSRYDILTELSKREKDADINPDPDFDAFLNSASLEGQEVSVATDYILKTLGLESCADTMVGDEMLRGISGGQRKRVTTGEMLVGPTRALFMDEISTGLDSSTTFQIVNSIKQSIDILSGTALISLLQPAPETYELFDDIILLSDGQIVYQGPREHVPEFFESVGFKCPERKGIADFLQEVSQLQIHFLFSLLLLISLAFSKGWTVFSLIWQVTSRKDQEQYWAHKDKPYRFIPVKEFVEAFHSFHVGRRVADELATPFDKSKSHPSALTTDKYGVSKKEILKACISRELLLMKRNSFVYIFKMMQLIIVAFFTMTLFLRTEMHKDSVEHGGIFMGALFFVVTTMTYNGIQELSMTVIKLPVFYKQRDLLFYPSWAYSLPTWILKIPVTLVEVAIWVFLTYYVIGFDPNVGRLFKQYLLLICISQMASGLFRLISSVGRDMVVSTTFGSFVLIILMLLGGFILSRDNIRKWWIWGYWISPLMYGQNAIVANEFHGESWSQLLPNGDTLGVAVLKSRGVFTEAYWYWIGVGALTCYVFLFNGLFTVALAYLDPFRKRKAVLSEERLKDKHASRIRKMIDRQSRGNSSESSSTRMEGNEANQNKMQGLILPFQPLSLTFDEIRYSVDMPQEMKARGFTEDRLLLLKGVSGAFRPGVLTALMGVSGAGKTTLMDVLAGRKTGGYIEGSIKISGYPKKQETFARVSGYCEQNDIHSPHITVYESLLYSAWLRLAPEINSSTKKMFIEEVMELVELDSLREALVGLPGVNGLSTEQRKRLTIAVEFVANPSILFMDEPTSGLDARAAAIVMRAVRKIVDTGRTVVCTIHQPSIDIFDAFDELLLLKQGGEEIYVGPLGRHSCQLINHFEAIEGISRIKDGYNPATWMLEVTAPAQEEALCVNFSDIYKNSELYRRNKAMIEELSKPAPGSKDLYFPTQYSQSFFTQCKACLWKQHWSYWRNPQYIAVRLFFTTFVAMLIGTIFWNLGTQTERKQDFFNAMGAMFGAVTFLGIQNACSVQPVVFVERTVFYRERASGMYSAMAYAFAQVLIEVPHIFLQTVIYGIMVYSMIAFQWTTVKFFWYLFFMYFTLLYYTYYGMMAVAMTPNPHISAIVSSAFYSLWCLFSGMIIPRPSIPIWWRWYYWTCPVSWTLYGIVVSQFGDIQNKLESGETVVEFLRDYFGFRHDFLGVIAVVIVGYSVLFAVIFAFSIRAFNYHKR, encoded by the exons ATGACATTGCTTTTAGGCCCTCCAGGCTCCGGAAAGACCACACTGATGTTGGCTTTGGCAGGAAAGCTTGATAAAGATCTAAAA TTCCGGGGGAAAATAAATTACAATGGTCATGGAATGGATGAGTTTGTCCCACAAAGGACAGCAGCTTATATCAGTCAACATGATCTCCACATTGGGGAAATGACAGTGAGAGAAACCTTTGCTTTTTCTGCAAGATGTCAAGGGGTCGGAAGTCGTTATG ATATATTGACAGAGCtgtcaaaaagagaaaaggatgcAGACATTAACCCAGATCCTGATTTCGATGCTTTCTTGAAT TCAGCTTCACTAGAAGGACAGGAGGTCAGTGTAGCCACAGACTATATTCTAAAG ACTTTGGGACTTGAGAGTTGTGCAGATACCATGGTGGGAGATGAAATGCTGAGAGGTATCTCTGGAGGACAAAGAAAGCGTGTCACAACAG GGGAGATGCTGGTTGGACCAACAAGGGCACTTTTCATGGATGAGATATCAACTGGTTTGGATAGTTCGACAACATTTCAGATTGTGAATTCGATTAAGCAATCCATCGATATTCTAAGTGGGACAGctcttatctctctcctccagccAGCACCAGAGACTTACGAGCTCTTTGATGATATTATTCTCCTATCAGATGGGCAGATTGTGTACCAGGGGCCCCGTGAGCATGTGCCTGAGTTTTTCGAATCTGTGGGTTTCAAATGTCCTGAAAGGAAGGGAATTGCCGATTTCTTGCAGGAGGTGAGTCAACTTCAaatacattttcttttctcccttttgttACTTATATCTCTAGCTTTTAGCAAAGGTTGGACTGTATTTTCATTGATTTGGCAGGTGACGTCGAGGAAAGATCAAGAACAGTACTGGGCTCATAAAGATAAACCTTACAGATTTATCCCTGTCAAGGAATTTGTCGAGGCTTTCCACTCATTCCATGTTGGTCGGAGGGTAGCAGATGAACTTGCCACCCCATTTGATAAGAGCAAAAGTCATCCTTCAGCCTTAACTACCGATAAATATGGTGTTAGCAAGAAGGAAATTTTGAAAGCCTGTATTTCAAGAGAACTATTGCTGATGAAAAGAAATTCATTTGTTTACATTTTCAAGATGATGCAG CTTATTATTGTGGCATTCTTTACAATGACACTCTTCCTGCGAACTGAGATGCACAAAGATTCAGTAGAGCATGGTGGGATTTTTATGGGTGCTTTGTTCTTCGTTGTCACCACGATGACGTATAATGGAATACAAGAGCTTTCTATGACTGTCATTAAGCTTCCCGTATTTTACAAGCAAAGAGACCTCCTATTCTATCCTTCTTGGGCTTACTCACTGCCCACATGGATCCTAAAGATCCCAGTTACACTTGTTGAAGTTGCTATTTGGGTGTTCTTAACTTACTATGTCATAGGTTTTGACCCAAATGTCGGAAG GCTTTTCAAACAGTACCTTCTACTCATTTGTATTAGCCAAATGGCATCTGGATTGTTTCGACTCATTTCCTCAGTAGGAAGGGACATGGTTGTTTCGACCACATTTGGGTCCTTTGTATTAATTATACTCATGCTTCTAGGTGGATTTATTTTGTCACGAG ATAATATAAGGAAATGGTGGATATGGGGCTATTGGATCTCTCCCTTGATGTATGGGCAAAATGCTATAGTAGCAAACGAGTTCCATGGGGAAAGTTGGAGCCAA CTTCTACCCAATGGAGATACTCTAGGAGTGGCAGTCCTGAAATCTCGTGGGGTCTTCACTGAAGCTTATTGGTATTGGATTGGAGTAGGGGCATTGACTTGTTATGTTTTCCTATTCAATGGTTTATTCACAGTGGCTCTTGCTTATCTCGATC CATTTAGGAAACGTAAGGCAGTTCTATCTGAAGAGAGATTGAAGGATAAACACGCCAGTAGGATCAGAAAAATGATTGATCGACAATCCAGAGGAAA TTCATCTGAGTCTTCATCTACAAGGATGGAGGGCAATGAAGCCAATCAGAACAAGATGCAGGGATTGATTCTTCCGTTTCAACCTCTTTCCCTCACCTTTGACGAAATCAGATACTCTGTTGACATGCCACAG GAAATGAAAGCACGAGGCTTTACAGAGGACCGGCTGTTGCTTCTCAAGGGAGTGAGTGGAGCTTTTAGGCCAGGAGTCCTTACAGCTCTGATGGGTGTTAGTGGTGCTGGTAAGACCACTTTGATGGATGTGTTGGCTGGAAGGAAAACTGGAGGATATATTGAAGGAAGCATCAAGATATCTGGCTACccaaagaaacaagaaacatTTGCTCGTGTATCAGGGTACTGTGAACAGAACGATATCCACTCTCCCCATATTACGGTCTATGAATCCTTGCTCTATTCAGCTTGGCTTCGGTTAGCTCCTGAAATCAATTCTTCCACTAAAAAG ATGTTCATTGAGGAGGTCATGGAGCTTGTAGAGCTGGACTCATTGAGGGAAGCACTGGTTGGGCTTCCAGGTGTAAATGGTCTCTCAACAGAGCAGCGCAAGAGGTTGACCATTGCAGTTGAATTCGTTGCCAACCCTTCAATTTTATTCATGGATGAGCCAACATCTGGCCTGGATGCAAGGGCAGCAGCAATAGTGATGAGAGCAGTGAGAAAAATTGTGGACACTGGACGAACTGTGGTTTGCACCATCCACCAGCCAAGCATTGACATATTTGATGCTTTTGACGAG CTATTATTACTgaagcaaggaggagaagaaatatATGTAGGCCCATTAGGGAGACACTCTTGTCAATTGATCAATCACTTTGAG GCAATTGAAGGAATCAGTAGGATAAAAGATGGATATAATCCAGCAACATGGATGTTGGAGGTGACAGCACCGGCCCAAGAAGAAGCTTTGTGTGTAAACTTCAGTGACATATATAAGAATTCAGAACTGTACAG GAGGAACAAAGCAATGATTGAGGAACTGAGTAAACCTGCCCCTGGTTCAAAAGACCTCTATTTCCCTACTCAGTACTCCCAATCTTTCTTCACGCAATGCAAGGCTTGCCTATGGAAACAGCATTGGTCCTATTGGAGGAATCCACAATACATTGCAGTGAGGCTCTTCTTCACAACTTTTGTAGCAATGTTGATTGGGACAATTTTTTGGAATCTTGGAACTCAAAC GGAGAGGAAGCAGGATTTCTTTAATGCAATGGGTGCTATGTTTGGTGCTGTTACTTTCCTTGGAATACAAAATGCTTGCTCAGTGCAGCCAGTTGTATTTGTTGAGCGAACTGTATTTTATAGAGAGAGGGCTTCTGGGATGTATTCAGCTATGGCATATGCCTTTGCCCAA GTTTTGATTGAGGTTCCACATATCTTCTTACAGACTGTTATATATGGGATTATGGTGTATTCAATGATTGCATTTCAATGGACAACTGTGAAATTCTTTTGGTATCTATTCTTCATGTATTTCACATTGTTATACTATACCTATTACGGTATGATGGCAGTGGCTATGACACCCAACCCACACATCTCCGCTATAGTTTCCTCAGCATTTTATTCATTATGGTGCCTTTTCTCAGGAATGATAATTCCAAGACCT AGCATTCCTATCTGGTGGAGGTGGTATTACTGGACTTGCCCTGTTTCGTGGACGTTGTATGGCATTGTTGTGTCACAGTTTGGAGATATACAGAATAAGCTTGAATCAGGCGAAACAGTTGTAGAATTTTTGAGGGATTATTTTGGCTTCAGACATGATTTCTTAGGAGTGATTGCTGTCGTCATTGTTGGATACAGTGTGCTTTTTGCAGTCATCTTTGCTTTTTCAATAAGGGCATTTAATTACCATAAAAGATAA
- the LOC122658745 gene encoding pleiotropic drug resistance protein 1-like isoform X8: MTLLLGPPGSGKTTLMLALAGKLDKDLKFRGKINYNGHGMDEFVPQRTAAYISQHDLHIGEMTVRETFAFSARCQGVGSRYDILTELSKREKDADINPDPDFDAFLNSASLEGQEVSVATDYILKTLGLESCADTMVGDEMLRGISGGQRKRVTTGEMLVGPTRALFMDEISTGLDSSTTFQIVNSIKQSIDILSGTALISLLQPAPETYELFDDIILLSDGQIVYQGPREHVPEFFESVGFKCPERKGIADFLQEVSQLQIHFLFSLLLLISLAFSKGWTVFSLIWQVTSRKDQEQYWAHKDKPYRFIPVKEFVEAFHSFHVGRRVADELATPFDKSKSHPSALTTDKYGVSKKEILKACISRELLLMKRNSFVYIFKMMQLIIVAFFTMTLFLRTEMHKDSVEHGGIFMGALFFVVTTMTYNGIQELSMTVIKLPVFYKQRDLLFYPSWAYSLPTWILKIPVTLVEVAIWVFLTYYVIGFDPNVGRLFKQYLLLICISQMASGLFRLISSVGRDMVVSTTFGSFVLIILMLLGGFILSRDNIRKWWIWGYWISPLMYGQNAIVANEFHGESWSQLLPNGDTLGVAVLKSRGVFTEAYWYWIGVGALTCYVFLFNGLFTVALAYLDPFRKRKAVLSEERLKDKHASRIRKMIDRQSRGKIYAGSISSESSSTRMEGNEANQNKMQGLILPFQPLSLTFDEIRYSVDMPQEMKARGFTEDRLLLLKGVSGAFRPGVLTALMGVSGAGKTTLMDVLAGRKTGGYIEGSIKISGYPKKQETFARVSGYCEQNDIHSPHITVYESLLYSAWLRLAPEINSSTKKMFIEEVMELVELDSLREALVGLPGVNGLSTEQRKRLTIAVEFVANPSILFMDEPTSGLDARAAAIVMRAVRKIVDTGRTVVCTIHQPSIDIFDAFDELLLLKQGGEEIYVGPLGRHSCQLINHFEAIEGISRIKDGYNPATWMLEVTAPAQEEALCVNFSDIYKNSELYRRNKAMIEELSKPAPGSKDLYFPTQYSQSFFTQCKACLWKQHWSYWRNPQYIAVRLFFTTFVAMLIGTIFWNLGTQTERKQDFFNAMGAMFGAVTFLGIQNACSVQPVVFVERTVFYRERASGMYSAMAYAFAQVLIEVPHIFLQTVIYGIMVYSMIAFQWTTVKFFWYLFFMYFTLLYYTYYGMMAVAMTPNPHISAIVSSAFYSLWCLFSGMIIPRPSIPIWWRWYYWTCPVSWTLYGIVVSQFGDIQNKLESGETVVEFLRDYFGFRHDFLGVIAVVIVGYSVLFAVIFAFSIRAFNYHKR, translated from the exons ATGACATTGCTTTTAGGCCCTCCAGGCTCCGGAAAGACCACACTGATGTTGGCTTTGGCAGGAAAGCTTGATAAAGATCTAAAA TTCCGGGGGAAAATAAATTACAATGGTCATGGAATGGATGAGTTTGTCCCACAAAGGACAGCAGCTTATATCAGTCAACATGATCTCCACATTGGGGAAATGACAGTGAGAGAAACCTTTGCTTTTTCTGCAAGATGTCAAGGGGTCGGAAGTCGTTATG ATATATTGACAGAGCtgtcaaaaagagaaaaggatgcAGACATTAACCCAGATCCTGATTTCGATGCTTTCTTGAAT TCAGCTTCACTAGAAGGACAGGAGGTCAGTGTAGCCACAGACTATATTCTAAAG ACTTTGGGACTTGAGAGTTGTGCAGATACCATGGTGGGAGATGAAATGCTGAGAGGTATCTCTGGAGGACAAAGAAAGCGTGTCACAACAG GGGAGATGCTGGTTGGACCAACAAGGGCACTTTTCATGGATGAGATATCAACTGGTTTGGATAGTTCGACAACATTTCAGATTGTGAATTCGATTAAGCAATCCATCGATATTCTAAGTGGGACAGctcttatctctctcctccagccAGCACCAGAGACTTACGAGCTCTTTGATGATATTATTCTCCTATCAGATGGGCAGATTGTGTACCAGGGGCCCCGTGAGCATGTGCCTGAGTTTTTCGAATCTGTGGGTTTCAAATGTCCTGAAAGGAAGGGAATTGCCGATTTCTTGCAGGAGGTGAGTCAACTTCAaatacattttcttttctcccttttgttACTTATATCTCTAGCTTTTAGCAAAGGTTGGACTGTATTTTCATTGATTTGGCAGGTGACGTCGAGGAAAGATCAAGAACAGTACTGGGCTCATAAAGATAAACCTTACAGATTTATCCCTGTCAAGGAATTTGTCGAGGCTTTCCACTCATTCCATGTTGGTCGGAGGGTAGCAGATGAACTTGCCACCCCATTTGATAAGAGCAAAAGTCATCCTTCAGCCTTAACTACCGATAAATATGGTGTTAGCAAGAAGGAAATTTTGAAAGCCTGTATTTCAAGAGAACTATTGCTGATGAAAAGAAATTCATTTGTTTACATTTTCAAGATGATGCAG CTTATTATTGTGGCATTCTTTACAATGACACTCTTCCTGCGAACTGAGATGCACAAAGATTCAGTAGAGCATGGTGGGATTTTTATGGGTGCTTTGTTCTTCGTTGTCACCACGATGACGTATAATGGAATACAAGAGCTTTCTATGACTGTCATTAAGCTTCCCGTATTTTACAAGCAAAGAGACCTCCTATTCTATCCTTCTTGGGCTTACTCACTGCCCACATGGATCCTAAAGATCCCAGTTACACTTGTTGAAGTTGCTATTTGGGTGTTCTTAACTTACTATGTCATAGGTTTTGACCCAAATGTCGGAAG GCTTTTCAAACAGTACCTTCTACTCATTTGTATTAGCCAAATGGCATCTGGATTGTTTCGACTCATTTCCTCAGTAGGAAGGGACATGGTTGTTTCGACCACATTTGGGTCCTTTGTATTAATTATACTCATGCTTCTAGGTGGATTTATTTTGTCACGAG ATAATATAAGGAAATGGTGGATATGGGGCTATTGGATCTCTCCCTTGATGTATGGGCAAAATGCTATAGTAGCAAACGAGTTCCATGGGGAAAGTTGGAGCCAA CTTCTACCCAATGGAGATACTCTAGGAGTGGCAGTCCTGAAATCTCGTGGGGTCTTCACTGAAGCTTATTGGTATTGGATTGGAGTAGGGGCATTGACTTGTTATGTTTTCCTATTCAATGGTTTATTCACAGTGGCTCTTGCTTATCTCGATC CATTTAGGAAACGTAAGGCAGTTCTATCTGAAGAGAGATTGAAGGATAAACACGCCAGTAGGATCAGAAAAATGATTGATCGACAATCCAGAGGAAAGATTTATGCGGGTAG TATTTCATCTGAGTCTTCATCTACAAGGATGGAGGGCAATGAAGCCAATCAGAACAAGATGCAGGGATTGATTCTTCCGTTTCAACCTCTTTCCCTCACCTTTGACGAAATCAGATACTCTGTTGACATGCCACAG GAAATGAAAGCACGAGGCTTTACAGAGGACCGGCTGTTGCTTCTCAAGGGAGTGAGTGGAGCTTTTAGGCCAGGAGTCCTTACAGCTCTGATGGGTGTTAGTGGTGCTGGTAAGACCACTTTGATGGATGTGTTGGCTGGAAGGAAAACTGGAGGATATATTGAAGGAAGCATCAAGATATCTGGCTACccaaagaaacaagaaacatTTGCTCGTGTATCAGGGTACTGTGAACAGAACGATATCCACTCTCCCCATATTACGGTCTATGAATCCTTGCTCTATTCAGCTTGGCTTCGGTTAGCTCCTGAAATCAATTCTTCCACTAAAAAG ATGTTCATTGAGGAGGTCATGGAGCTTGTAGAGCTGGACTCATTGAGGGAAGCACTGGTTGGGCTTCCAGGTGTAAATGGTCTCTCAACAGAGCAGCGCAAGAGGTTGACCATTGCAGTTGAATTCGTTGCCAACCCTTCAATTTTATTCATGGATGAGCCAACATCTGGCCTGGATGCAAGGGCAGCAGCAATAGTGATGAGAGCAGTGAGAAAAATTGTGGACACTGGACGAACTGTGGTTTGCACCATCCACCAGCCAAGCATTGACATATTTGATGCTTTTGACGAG CTATTATTACTgaagcaaggaggagaagaaatatATGTAGGCCCATTAGGGAGACACTCTTGTCAATTGATCAATCACTTTGAG GCAATTGAAGGAATCAGTAGGATAAAAGATGGATATAATCCAGCAACATGGATGTTGGAGGTGACAGCACCGGCCCAAGAAGAAGCTTTGTGTGTAAACTTCAGTGACATATATAAGAATTCAGAACTGTACAG GAGGAACAAAGCAATGATTGAGGAACTGAGTAAACCTGCCCCTGGTTCAAAAGACCTCTATTTCCCTACTCAGTACTCCCAATCTTTCTTCACGCAATGCAAGGCTTGCCTATGGAAACAGCATTGGTCCTATTGGAGGAATCCACAATACATTGCAGTGAGGCTCTTCTTCACAACTTTTGTAGCAATGTTGATTGGGACAATTTTTTGGAATCTTGGAACTCAAAC GGAGAGGAAGCAGGATTTCTTTAATGCAATGGGTGCTATGTTTGGTGCTGTTACTTTCCTTGGAATACAAAATGCTTGCTCAGTGCAGCCAGTTGTATTTGTTGAGCGAACTGTATTTTATAGAGAGAGGGCTTCTGGGATGTATTCAGCTATGGCATATGCCTTTGCCCAA GTTTTGATTGAGGTTCCACATATCTTCTTACAGACTGTTATATATGGGATTATGGTGTATTCAATGATTGCATTTCAATGGACAACTGTGAAATTCTTTTGGTATCTATTCTTCATGTATTTCACATTGTTATACTATACCTATTACGGTATGATGGCAGTGGCTATGACACCCAACCCACACATCTCCGCTATAGTTTCCTCAGCATTTTATTCATTATGGTGCCTTTTCTCAGGAATGATAATTCCAAGACCT AGCATTCCTATCTGGTGGAGGTGGTATTACTGGACTTGCCCTGTTTCGTGGACGTTGTATGGCATTGTTGTGTCACAGTTTGGAGATATACAGAATAAGCTTGAATCAGGCGAAACAGTTGTAGAATTTTTGAGGGATTATTTTGGCTTCAGACATGATTTCTTAGGAGTGATTGCTGTCGTCATTGTTGGATACAGTGTGCTTTTTGCAGTCATCTTTGCTTTTTCAATAAGGGCATTTAATTACCATAAAAGATAA